From the Bacillus tuaregi genome, one window contains:
- a CDS encoding aminotransferase class V-fold PLP-dependent enzyme, whose amino-acid sequence MNHLEEHFQFFRKNIIGNDQWITTPYGPKKLLYADWAASGRLYMPIEEKILQQFGPYVANTHTETNITGKSMTWAYREAKTIIKKHVHAAENDVLLFEGSGMTGAICKLQRLLGLTLHETYKNRTKLNDCEKPVVFITHMEHHSNQISWEETMTDVVIVPPDAHGNVSPMMLENMIKQYGDRPLKIGSFTACSNVTGIITPYHQLARVMHQYGGICFVDFSASAPYLPIDMHPPCELQHLDGIFLSPHKFLGGPGTMGVAIVSEKILHSKIPDRPGGGTVNWTNPWGEKSYLSPIEEREDGGTPGFLPAIRTALAIRLKEEMGTENILAQDQNLYQLLFSQLRHNEKLILLDGPPSERLPIVSFYVEGLHHQLVAKLLNDVYGIQVRAGCSCAGTYGHYLLQIDRQHSQFITNEIDKGHHLIKPGWVRLSLHPTMTEQDVTYIAHAIEDIVSNVSRYQKDYVYVPECNDFQHVNECQMHDESWFDLAGKEAAPHVFSMK is encoded by the coding sequence ATGAATCATTTAGAAGAACACTTTCAATTCTTTAGAAAAAATATCATTGGCAATGACCAATGGATCACGACTCCATATGGCCCCAAAAAGCTGCTTTATGCAGACTGGGCAGCGAGCGGCAGATTGTACATGCCCATCGAGGAAAAAATCCTTCAGCAATTTGGTCCCTATGTGGCCAATACTCACACCGAAACGAATATTACGGGTAAAAGTATGACGTGGGCCTACCGTGAAGCCAAGACTATCATCAAAAAACATGTCCATGCGGCTGAAAACGATGTTCTTCTTTTTGAAGGCTCAGGAATGACCGGAGCTATCTGCAAGCTACAGAGGTTATTAGGCTTAACGCTTCATGAAACCTATAAAAATAGAACCAAACTAAACGATTGCGAGAAACCAGTTGTCTTCATCACCCATATGGAGCACCATTCGAATCAAATCTCATGGGAGGAAACAATGACAGATGTGGTGATTGTGCCACCAGATGCTCACGGAAATGTATCCCCTATGATGCTAGAAAACATGATTAAGCAGTATGGAGATCGCCCGTTAAAAATTGGTTCCTTTACCGCTTGCTCGAATGTAACGGGAATAATCACCCCCTATCATCAATTAGCTAGGGTAATGCATCAATATGGCGGCATCTGCTTCGTCGATTTTTCCGCATCCGCACCCTATTTACCCATCGACATGCATCCTCCCTGCGAGCTGCAGCACTTAGATGGCATCTTCTTATCCCCTCATAAGTTTTTAGGTGGTCCAGGGACAATGGGCGTGGCAATCGTTTCGGAGAAAATTCTCCACTCGAAAATCCCTGATCGGCCAGGTGGTGGTACGGTCAATTGGACGAATCCCTGGGGTGAAAAATCCTATCTATCCCCCATTGAGGAAAGAGAAGACGGTGGCACGCCTGGCTTTTTACCGGCGATTCGAACCGCGTTAGCGATTCGTTTAAAGGAGGAAATGGGGACTGAAAACATCTTAGCGCAAGATCAGAATTTGTATCAGCTATTATTCTCCCAATTAAGGCACAATGAAAAGCTTATTTTGTTAGATGGCCCTCCATCGGAACGGCTACCGATCGTTTCATTTTATGTGGAAGGCCTTCATCACCAGCTGGTAGCTAAGCTGTTAAATGATGTTTATGGCATCCAGGTGAGAGCGGGTTGTTCCTGCGCTGGAACCTATGGCCATTATCTTTTACAGATTGATCGACAGCATTCTCAATTTATTACAAACGAAATCGATAAAGGTCATCATTTGATCAAGCCAGGCTGGGTACGTCTCTCCCTCCATCCAACCATGACCGAGCAGGATGTGACATATATCGCTCACGCCATAGAGGACATTGTGTCCAATGTGAGCCGGTATCAAAAAGATTATGTCTATGTGCCAGAGTGTAATGATTTTCAGCATGTGAATGAATGTCAGATGCATGATGAGAGCTGGTTTGATTTAGCGGGGAAAGAGGCTGCTCCGCATGTTTTTTCCATGAAATAA
- a CDS encoding OsmC family protein, translating into MGQLMKFNVQGMGNGMRTDSVAGKHKIAIDEPVTMGGQDSAIDPLSTLLASLIGCENVMAQIIAKEMEFDLQGISFDVEADLDPSGLMGNLEVKPYFQQVKIKAVVQTSETQERINEMQNAVDLRCPVFKTMKDAGIPIENEWVKATV; encoded by the coding sequence ATGGGACAACTAATGAAATTTAACGTACAAGGAATGGGCAATGGAATGAGAACAGATTCAGTAGCTGGTAAGCATAAAATTGCTATTGATGAACCGGTTACAATGGGCGGTCAGGATTCTGCGATTGATCCCCTTTCCACTCTTTTAGCTTCACTGATTGGCTGTGAAAATGTTATGGCGCAAATCATTGCGAAGGAAATGGAGTTTGACCTTCAAGGCATCTCCTTTGATGTGGAAGCGGATCTTGACCCAAGTGGTCTTATGGGAAATTTAGAAGTCAAGCCATATTTCCAGCAGGTTAAGATTAAAGCGGTTGTTCAAACCTCTGAAACACAGGAGCGTATCAATGAAATGCAAAATGCTGTTGATTTGCGTTGTCCAGTTTTTAAAACAATGAAGGATGCTGGCATTCCGATTGAGAATGAATGGGTCAAAGCCACTGTATAA